The nucleotide sequence CGTTTTGACTTTCACGGATTTTAGCTAATTtcttaaaagtaaataaaatggaTATGCTGCGTATTTTTACCTATTTAAGTATATCCTTATAGCAATATcctctattatttttaatagctAACGTGATTGCTTCTATCATCATAGTGTTAAAGTATTAAGGAAATGTGTATAATAGAGTTACAGGATACAGGAGAAATAGAATTGAATAATATTGTGGAGAAGAAAGCTTCGCACGAAGAGATTGCAGTGATACAAAAGCCGAAGACGGTTAGCCGTAGTGTAGGAATCCTTACGTATTTCTCAATTTATTCgaacttgaaagaaatattcaATGTGAACAATTTGTCAGGAGATCTAAAAATGATGCATGGTATAAGAGTTTTTGGATCAGTGTGGATTATTTCGGCCCATGTAATAATATATGGAAGCAATATTGGTAAGTACAATGCCTATACGTTGCAAATCTATGTTACAGTCATTGGTCATTTATTTGTTTCGTtactttcctaaatttcctaaatactGACAGAAATATTCTGTCTGTTCAGCTGATAGGGGACAACTGACCCAAACTTTGAGCACCCTTTCGTATCAAATCTTTGCGAACGCAACACTCGCGGTAGAGACTTATTTTTTCCTCGGTGGTTTTATACTGACTTTTGGATATATTAAGTCGCAAAGAAAACCTCGTTCGTTTCGCGAATGTGCGATTGGATTTATCGGCGGTATAATTAAACGATACATCAGGTATAACATTTTCTGACATGAATTTTATCTTTGTCCTTCTTATCGTCACaatagtaaatattatttttatgcgaGGGCAACACACGCCAAATATTACCCATTTTTCCTCTTTACCAATAGAAATCTAGATATTTAGCATAGTACGCACAAAAGTgcttatacattatttatatgaaatctgcaaattaaaaatcaacAGGCTTACACCCGCACAAGTTGTGACAATATTGATCATTATCGTAACATTCACCTACTTAGCAAATACTTCACTATTATTCATGATTGAACCAgcacacgaattatgctcgaaATACTGGTGGGCAAATGTGCTGTACATCAACAATTTTTTCGAGTGGCAGGATTTGGTGAGTGAGGTTTCATGACCCTACAATTTCGGTATATCATACAGAAAATCTGTCTAAGACGGTCTAAGAAAAAGAAACTGTTTCAGTGCATGTCCTGGACTTGGTATATCACTAACGATATGCAATTCTATATGTTGGGTACCATTCTATTGATGCTGTCAACTAGGTAAGTAGTCGATGTTCCCCTACCAATCAATTTTGTTTGTGTAATATGCAATTACAATCCATAATTTCAGCTATTACTATGCAACCCTGAGCTTAAGCGTAACTATGATCATTGCAGCGTCGGCGTACCGTGCTTACGTTACATACGCTACAGAATACCTTGCTACGTGAGTCTAATGAAAGTGTAATTAATCGTAAATAATAGGACGAGTATTCGACGCATTTAATTTTGCAGGATTGAtgcgaaatttgaaactttgagctCCATGTACATACGACCATGGATGAGAATACAACCGTACCTATTAGGAATGGGAACGGCCCTGATTCtccataaattaaattacaaattacacctGTCAAAAGTAAATAGTCACCATAGTAGCACCTAGATCTCAGATGCTATAGAATGGCATCTTAAGTCTGTGTGTTATTCGTATACAATAATTGCAGCACTCTCTCTCTCCTCGTCATAATTTATGCAACACTTAAtatgttacttttattttatctctAATGCGGCATAAATGTATTCTATGTCATATATTTTCCACCTTTTATATATGCTTCAGATAGTGGTAGCTGTCTGTTGGTGCCTCAGCGTTTTGTGCAATTGTTCGATTATATTTGGTGTTCCTAGCGTTAACAAGTCTCTCATCTCATCAATCATTTACGAGGCATTCTTCAAAATTGGTTGGAGTCTTGGAATAGGGTGGCTCATTGTTGCATGTGTAACGAACAATGGCGGTATGATCCTTCTTCTTACAAAAATAGTTCGTGCACTTATTATAGATGTGAACGTGTTAAAACAATTAgagataattatataattactacCTActggaatattaatatttttttttgttgcaGGCATCATAAATCGATTTTTGTCGTTACCGTGCTGGGTTCCCTTTAGCAGAGTATCACTTTTCGTTTACCTTATAGATCCAGTTGTCGTGTTTTACATGGGCATGTATAGCGATTACGCATACAACGCTGAAATCTTAAACTTAGTATGTTAACAGTAATATTCACATTTTGCAAATGATATATTTATTCCAAAACTAATGTTTTTATTCTTTCTAGGTAACTGTGGCGCTAGGACAGTTTGTAATTGTTTACATTCTTGCTTTTATATTGTCAGCCGTATGTGAAGTGCCTGCGATATTGCTGTTTCGAGCACACAAATTTGCTAGAGTTCAGCGGTAACATGAACACGTACGGATCATTATAATTTAGTATGATGAATAGTCTTTATTGGTGGAGAAATAATGATGTATGAACAAACGGGCATACGTTATAATGGAAATATAATTGCCTTTAAATCTGAAAGTTGTCCATGACGATATCCGTCCGGTGCTCACTTGGACCTACTCAATTTTACAAGATTCTTTGCAGCATTTCATGTAAATCGGTTCGTCCAAAGTTTCATGTTCACCGAGAAAGCAATTTGTTATCATAGATGAATGGTATGCTTTCACCGAACAATGTACAATCTAAAACTTGCTAAATAAAAGTGAatcaaacttaagaatttgaattGTGTAATTTATGAATCGACATGGTAACACGTTagtcaataagtccccggtctgacacatacATATAgcgacactggtgacagacccacgttattttcgaataatattaactttcaaacagtacgtgtcaaaatttcatggtattctgaccgatagtttagaagttagagtcattttagtacccgcacttttgtaattttgaagacaatggatagaaaggaatttcgtgtgttgattaaacactgttttttaatcgtaaAAGATACTGTTGAATCCACAAAGTGActtgataagcattatagggattctacaccagggaaatcaactatcattgactggtatgctgaatttaaatGAATGGTATGCTGATcatacaagcaccgatgatgctgaactcTCTGGTTGCCCAATATCAGCAGTTGTTCcggaaaacttaaaaaatgtccacaaaatagatTTAAAAGAtcgtaaacttaagttgcgtGAGATAGCTGATACCTTGAAGTGCCAAAATTGCTTCCAaatgggtgccgcgtttgctgtttcacgaaggcaatgcgccgtgtcacaagtcgatgaacacgatggttcaattgaatgaattacgttttgaattgtttccccacacaccgtactccccagatttggaccccagcgactactggctctttgcagatatgaaaaaaatgctccacggaaagaaatttggctcaaatgaagaagtgattgcggaaactgaagcttattttgggggcaaagacaaatcgtttaatataaggggaattgaaaagttagaggagcgtttGAATTAATGTATTACACTGAAAGGAACGTAcatgtatattgatgattaaagtggaatttctaaaaaaaaatttgtttttcttagttagaccggggacttattgagtgatgtgTTACATATTTCGTGCTTTACTAATGTTGATCGGGGTATGTATAACTATGTCTGGATTTTTGTCAGTAAACACTAAAACAAAACTATTTTGGCAGAATTCTACTGAGAAAATCACTTGCAAACCTTGGAATAACGTACACATACCAATTATGCAGTTCATTTCTTCATTTTGTTGTTTGTATCTCATATAACATTTTAGCGCAAGGGTTTTGAATTGACGTAATAGGGACGCACTTACACATACTGGCACATTTAATACAATGTTTGAATCCTGTGAGTTCACCTGCGAAATGAATACGAATCTAAACTGGTGTTTCATTCTAAAGCCAACACACttctaacacaatcacagaactATGGGTCATGTATTTTCGTCATTCATTGAGACAATACAGTTAGTAAGAAAAACTTGCAAACCAAGAAGGTCTTCGACGACGTAAGTGAacggaatttttatattgtaccgGATCGTCACTAAACGTGCTATACGGTTTAGCAAGCGTATAACACGAGTTTTCGATCATGATTATTATTTCCCACTTATAAGGTATAGTAACTTCGTCACAGTACGAAAAGTATGTTACAATTATCGATTCATTTTTCATCTTTCACTAACATTTAATGAAATGGAAGTATGATCAAAAAAATTAAAGTGAACTGAGTATTCTACGAACATAGTCTTCAAAAAGAGGCAATTAATTTTCGCTGTCAATGAGAGGACGcgcataatttaaaatatgaaataaattgaaaatcatCATATTCATGAAGTATTGAATTCAATATGAAATGTCATATTTACGACTGTGTTGAAATGTGCACCTTGGAAAATACATTACAAGATTACTATTGTGACGTTCATAATATAAGGCCTGTAAAATAATCTTATTCTCCATTTAAGTCCTGTTTCCTTTACAAAGTGTCGTTCTTTCCGCGACCATACGTCCTTATTTGATTCAAGACAGATCCACGTTGGTACGAAAATTCTCTACTGATAACAAACTTTAGCTACGTTATATAAATTTTGTCGGCAAACAAGGAACGTGACATTCACTAAAACAAATTATACACACAATGAGGTACAAGTGGATTGGGATAATTGTGTTAATGTATCTGTGTACACTGATTGATGGGATCGCATCAGACTTAGGGTTGATGGAAAACTTGCCTGGTTATGCAGTGATCAGCAGTATCGAACAGCTGAATAGGTCCAGATGCCGAACGGAAATGGAGCAATTTCGCGATGCGGTAGACCGCCGGATACTATGGAGTCTCAAAAGttagtaaaaatttatattcggTAAATTATCAATTACTACAACTACATCaatgagaaagaaaaagaaacaaatacgTAAAAATTGTTAGGAGAGTAGGTGAATAGGATTCGAACTCGTAGCTTCATCTCGAACCAATTCGTTTACGACATTTTTCATTTCGCTATCGTAATTACCGACATTCTTCCCTTTGCTCAAGAAGCAGCTTCTCAATAGTTACATCTTTTGTTTTTAAGTGTTGGACACAAGTGGGCAACCATCATCTGGATACATTCTTGGAAATAATTTTTGGATGGGTAACAGGGTACAGTGCGAGTCTCTTAGCCAGAAGCTGCCGTTTGTGTATTCACCACAAAATGCTAAGAACAATTCACGCTTTCGCAATCCAGCCGATGAGTATCCGCCGTTTGAGCTCAACTTCTTTGGTGCATACATTCATGAACGTGGCACCATACAGTATCGTCATACTTCGATGTCTCGAGAAGTAAGCCAGTGGATATATAGACAGTGCTTGTATGAATGACGTATTCTTTGCAGTAGCGATATTGGTATGTGAGAAACTTTAACAACGCAGCTTTATTATTAGAAGTTGTCTTTTGAAtgcagttttaaaatttcaagtgttCGCCATGTTAACTCTTTACGCTCCTCAACACCTTTCATCTACTGACGctctaatttacaaaataaattaaaaaagggttctcaaaaaaatgtattgcaacaggGCGGactatgtgacaaatacatttttcttttattacaagCAGTAAATGAATGATAATGTACATATCCAACCAACCTATCAATCTGAATTATTTGTGAGGTCCAAGCGAAATGTCGAACCATACTCGACATAGAAGTGCAAATAATTAAACACTAACTGGAACAGAACCGATTTCGAAATTGTTAGATAGATCAAGCCGTAACAGTAGTTTGAAAAAGAACTTCTTTTTAGGATGTGATAATTCTGGGACTTTGCCTACCCGCATCTTGCACTGAAAACGAAGTAACAACAATGGTGACTAAGGTAATCGATGATAGGCTTCTTTTAGCCGATCGCCTATATTCGATGGACCTGAAGTTGCTCCGAGTTTCGGATCTTAGGCCAGATTatgcattattttttaatgcgaagattattattatcatgtacGCAAGCACGATTAGTTATCGAAAGTTCCATTCTAAATGGAACTTGTTTCTTGGACATTTAGCAATTgagaattgataaattaattagtTTCTGGTTTGTAGACTTATTTTGACGGCATTATTTAGTACAGTAACTGCTGGTACGTTGTATGATATGCTTGTGGTGCAGAAGAAGCTGAAAGAATATAAGGAATATTCCTCTGACCAGAGCAAAGTTAGTGGTAAGTTTGCAACATTTTTATctaaatacaatcactattgatagtgtatcagaacaactgaatttttcgacggtgaatacgcacagtttatttcaattattatataacacacgtattataatttagtctgcgagtgacatcaatattacaatcaaatgccgaaatacttgatcacgcaatgaaagtctttgcaaaatacaaagtaaagtccgtaatgacaaacaAGTacgtcccgtagtgacaagttataagtgaaccCTCGTAACgacaaatataaagaaagaagcgcgtaacaacaaatataagagaatgaggATGCGGGCCCGATGCCCttgtttattttatacgtttcactcccctacgacgtctcctagcaaccacccgatttcttcgaaatctgccacgtgccctccgtcgaccttggcttcgcggtcatccctctacgaccgatcctcgcgatgccgcccgccctttgtggccgagccgccgcgccgccacgccgcgcgccgataccgatgtcgcgccggcacttgccggtacccgccgtcaaacggagcggtccgcgcctttgtactcgtttctcgaaaattacgcatcaggacacgtcgccgaggagtgcctttcttttctgccgaagtacgcacctgggttcgccggcatttcgcggtggatcaaatacttattaattggcatttttctcggaatttcagagcatgtgccacgtgccacttttgccacgtgccattgccacgtgcaccacgcacgtgtacatttcttagaaaatttaattatctatcatcttcgagtgcgaccgatcccgcagacagctagccggagcgcagggcaagtaagctcgccctcgcccgggttctcacctctcccgagcggagtggccctcggtgttttggtgagcaccaccactcccgggcggattggttacccccggtgctacgatggtgtttttcatgccgagatactcatggtgttcgacgaatacggccacaggtttccccgtgcacgtagggcttcgaggcatggaaactcgccatgcctgctgcttttgaccagtcgtccccgaaaaccccgctaaattcattaaatcttatgtttatctttaaattctcatcccatgctctcaaatgcctcaattggccagttctatccgtaacagatagcattattataatttcaactaTGTTACATAAAAAGACCAATAAAAGCTTTTTTACTTTCAGTTTGAATTAATTATACTTTAGAATGGCATATTTGCACGAAGTCGCAGCTGTCTTGAAACGGTGCACATGAGTACAATATCTCTCATTTTCATTCATAATGCTTTTATCGCGTTACGATGACATTCTTTCAATTCTGTCTAGATTCTAGGATGTTCTTTTCATTCCAAACAAACGTGAATGTCGATTATTTGgagaaatataacaattttttgttaTGATAGTTCCACTACTCGCCGGTTGTAGCGTTTTCGATCGAATTCATTGGTCACTGATTTTTCGACATAATGGACAATAGTATGCGTTAAATTGCTTCGAAAAGCAACATTAATCAGGTTTGGAATGACCCTGAAACGTAGTTTTAAGTATACCTTATCATACACTGATACGCAGACAAAATTTCAACTTGTGTGTAAGAATTGTTTGCGACATATAGAGGACAATGTTGACTAAAATGTAAGATTTGGCGTGGGATAGTTCAGCGACTTGCAAAGGTTTGAGGACTCAAACATGTTTTAGCAACTGTGCCCTAACAGTACGAACGTATTTGATGTAAAGCACACATAGATAGGCGATTGTAACTTATTGTGAATCCACAGGACCCAGAAATCGCCCCATCTGTGTATGTAAATACAGAAATCATAGGCTAATCACTTCAGTggcttgtaaaaatattttcaagaagtCCACCTAAACCTACCagaaaataaagtaataaagcCAAAAAAATGATCATGACGTACATGTTTTGCTAGTTATGACATGAACAATGACAATGACAACGATAACGACAATGACAATGACAATGACAATGATGAGACTTTTCCGAAGTTACAAAAGTTCATTCAAATATTCTGAGAATAATAACAAATGATAAAAGACCAAAGAAGGGAGGAAAAAATTATACAGAAAAGGAAAACTTCTACAGTGATTGGTACCATGACGTGGTGGAGCTGACGCATTATTTGCGCTTAATAGCAGacacaaataatattattaaatcgaaTCAATGTGGAAAGTCCAAGAAACCATGCATGCAACATGTCATTCACAAACTCTACGTATTTATCAAGTTTTAACGCTGAGAAGTTGCTGCTTAGGAAACTAGACTGCTCCCTCCTCCTCAACGAAGATGGTGGAGTAAAAGTGTACAACTCATATAGCATATATTTCGATAGTTTCCAAAATAAGTGTCAGAGATCTTATAATCCCCACTGATCTGACGAAAAGATACATCAAAAATCGAacaaaaaatatggaaattagacAACTTTGTCCGCAGGTTGAAATTTCTGAGTACCACTGTATGATATCATTTAGGGCATgttttgatttaattttcaagGATCCAAAGATTTGCAAAGACCGCCCTCCTTTCGCAAAAGCTTTTTCACTGTAGAATTGAATTATGAAAAAGCTTAAGTTACACATCCAATATAGTTCAGTAGAATCAGTATTCCAGAACGGAAAATGCTCATTAAAACAGTTTGTATCTGCAAAAATGTGTACATTCATCCACTCCATAAGTGTCACTTAGGTAAAATTCATGCCAATGTGTGTATGTCATCATTTTCCTCAAGAAAGCCAGATTTGCTCTGGAGTGTTCAATCATACGGGAGCATAGAAGTAAGGCTTCTTCTGTTCACAAACAAACTCAGTATGCTAGCTGTGCAAGACCAAGGACGACGAATGACCATAAGCTGTCTTGTTGTTTAATTCTATACGCTACTTATTAAAAAGACTTCTCACTTCTACCAATAATATTCTGTGGCCCAAAAATATGTGTGAATCTAGGGATGCCCCTTCCACTCTGGCAAATTAACTTCGTTATCTTGTCAGAGCGTTTCCTATGGGCCacacacaatttcaatttttctctgCACTGCAAGAGATTCTAAATGAAACTCACTTCAGAATTTCGTTTTGACTCTCACGGATTTCAGCTAATTtcttaaaagtaaataaaatggaTATGCTGCGCATTTTTACCTATTTAAGGATATCCTCATAGCAATATcctctaatatttttaatagctaACATGATTGCTTCTATCATGATAGTATTAAAGTGTTAAGGAAATGTGTATAACAGAGTTACAGGATACTGGAGAAATGGAATTGAATAATATTGTAGAGAAGAAAGTTTCGCTCGAAAAGATTGGTGTGATACAAAAGCCGAAGACGGTTAGCCGTAGTAAAGGAATCCTTACGTATTTCTCAATTTATTCgaacttgaaagaaatatttaatgtgAACAATTTGTCAGAAGATCTAAAAGTGATACATGGTATAAGAGTTTTTGGATCAGTGTGGATTATTTTGGCccatgtaataatatatagaaGCAATACTTGTAAGTAGAATGTCTATAGTTTGTAAATCTATGTTACATTCATTGGTCATTTATTTGTTTCGCTACTCTCCACATTTTCTAAAGTACTGATAGAAAGATTCCATCTATTCAGCTGATAGGGGACAAGTATTCTTAAATTTGGGCACCCTTCCATACCAAATCCCGACGAACGCAACACTCGCGGTAGAGACTTATTTTTTCCTCGGTGGTTTTATACTGACTTTTGGATATATCAAGTCGCAAAGAAAACCTCGTTCGTTTCGCGAATGTGCGATTGGATTTATCGGCGGTATAATTAAACGATACGTCAGGTATAACATTTTCTGACATGAACTTTATCTTTGTCCTTCTCACCGTCACaatagtaaatattatttttgtgcgAGGGCAGCACAGCCCAAATATTACCCATTTTTCCTCTTTACCAATAGAAATCTAAGTATTTAGCATAGTGTGCACAAAAATGcttgtacattatttatatgaaatctgcaaattaaaaatcaacAGGCTTACACCCCCACAAGTTGTTACAATATTGATCGTTATCGTAACGTTCACGTACTTATCACATACATCATTAGTATTTCCGATTGAACCAGCACACGAATCATGCTCGAAATACTGGTGGCAAAATGTGCTGTACATCAACAACTTCTTCGAATGGAAAGATATAGTGAGCAAATTTTATGACCCTACAATGTAGGTAAATCATAGAGAAAATACTGTCTAAGAAATGAAAAAACTATTTCAGTGCATGTCCTGGACCTGGTATATCAGCAACGATATGCAACTGTATATGTTGGGTACTTTTCTATTGATGCTGTCAACTTGGTAAGTAGTCGATGTTCCCTTACCAATCAATTTTGCTTCCGTAATATGCAATCACGATCCATAATTTCAGCTATTACTATGCAACGCTGAGCTTAAGCGTAACTATCATCATTACAGCGTCGGTGTACCGTGCTTACGTTACATACGCTACAGAATACCATGCTACGTGAGTCTAGTGAAAGTGTCATTAATCGCAAATAATAGGACGAGTGTTCGACACGTTTAATTTTGCAGAGTTGATACGATATTCGAAACTTTGAGCTCCATGTACATACGACCATGGATGAGAGTACAGACGTACCTACTAGGAATGGGAACGGCGCTGATTCTCCATaaactaaattacaaattacacctGTCGAAAGTAAATAGTCACTATAGTAGCACCTAGATCTCAGATGCTATAGAATGGCATCTCAGGTCTGTGTGTTATTCGTATACAATAATTACAGCACTCTCTCGTCATAATTTATGCAACACTTaatatgttacatttattttatctcTCATGCGGCATAAATGTGCTGTATGTCAtatattttctactttttataTATGCTTCAGAAAGTAGTAGCTGTCTGTTGGTGTCTCAGCGTTTTGTGCAATTGTTCGATTCTATTTGGTGTTCCTAGCGTTAACAAGGCTCTCGTCTCATCAATCATTTACGAGGCATTCTTCAAAATTGGTTGGAGTCTTGGAATAGGGTGGCTCATTGTTGCATGTGCGACGAACAATGGCGGTATGATCCTTCTTcttagaaatatattttgtatacttaTTATAGATGTGATCCTGTTACAGCAATTAgagataattatacaattactgcCAACCggaatgttaatattttttttttgtggcAGGCATCATAAATCGATTTTTGTCGTTACCGTGCTGGGTTCCCTTTAGCAGAGTAGCACTTTTCGTTTACCTTATAGATCCAGTTGTCGTATTATTCATGGACATGTGTAGCAATTACGGATACCCTAGTGAATTCTACAACGTAGTATGTTTCCAGTAATATTCGTATCTTAcagtgatatatatatatatatatataatgattTCATTCTTTCTAGCTATCTTTCGGACTAGGACAGTTTGTACTTATTTACATTCTTGCCTTCGTATTGTCAGCGGTATGTGAAATGCCTGCCTTATTGCTGTTTAGAGCACAGAATTCTTCCAGAATTAAGCGATAAAATGCACATATACGATTCATTATAACTTAGTATAATAAATAGTCATTATTGGTGGAGAAGTAGTGATGAAGTAATGGAGATATAATTGCCTTAAAATCCGAAAGTTGTCCATGACGATATCCTTCCGGTGCTCATGTGGACCCACTCAATTTTACAAGA is from Megachile rotundata isolate GNS110a chromosome 2, iyMegRotu1, whole genome shotgun sequence and encodes:
- the LOC143265796 gene encoding nose resistant to fluoxetine protein 6-like, whose product is MRYKWIGIIVLMYLCTLIDGIASDLALMENSPGYAVTSSIEQLNATRCRTEMEQFRDAIDRRILWSLKMLDTSGQPSSGYILGNNFWLGNRPQCESLSQKLPFVYSPQNAKNNSRFRHPADEYPPFELNFFGAYIHQGGTIQYHTSTFPEDVIILGLCLPASCTEDEVTTMVTKVIDDRLLLADRLYSMDLKLHRVSNLRPDYALFFNAKIIIIILILTALFGTVTAGTLYDMLVVQKKLKECREYSSDQSKVNELQDTGEIELNNIVEKKASHEEIAVIQKPKTVSRSVGILTYFSIYSNLKEIFNVNNLSGDLKMMHGIRVFGSVWIISAHVIIYGSNIADRGQLTQTLSTLSYQIFANATLAVETYFFLGGFILTFGYIKSQRKPRSFRECAIGFIGGIIKRYIRLTPAQVVTILIIIVTFTYLANTSLLFMIEPAHELCSKYWWANVLYINNFFEWQDLCMSWTWYITNDMQFYMLGTILLMLSTSYYYATLSLSVTMIIAASAYRAYVTYATEYLATIDAKFETLSSMYIRPWMRIQPYLLGMGTALILHKLNYKLHLSKIVVAVCWCLSVLCNCSIIFGVPSVNKSLISSIIYEAFFKIGWSLGIGWLIVACVTNNGGIINRFLSLPCWVPFSRVSLFVYLIDPVVVFYMGMYSDYAYNAEILNLVTVALGQFVIVYILAFILSAVCEVPAILLFRAHKFARVQR
- the LOC143265791 gene encoding uncharacterized protein LOC143265791 isoform X2, coding for MRYKWIGIIVLMYLCTLIDGIASDLGLMENLPGYAVISSIEQLNRSRCRTEMEQFRDAVDRRILWSLKMLDTSGQPSSGYILGNNFWMGNRVQCESLSQKLPFVYSPQNAKNNSRFRNPADEYPPFELNFFGAYIHERGTIQYRHTSMSREDVIILGLCLPASCTENEVTTMVTKVIDDRLLLADRLYSMDLKLLRVSDLRPDYALFFNAKIIIIILILTALFSTVTAGTLYDMLVVQKKLKEYKEYSSDQSKVSELQDTGEMELNNIVEKKVSLEKIGVIQKPKTVSRSKGILTYFSIYSNLKEIFNVNNLSEDLKVIHGIRVFGSVWIILAHVIIYRSNTSDRGQVFLNLGTLPYQIPTNATLAVETYFFLGGFILTFGYIKSQRKPRSFRECAIGFIGGIIKRYVRLTPPQVVTILIVIVTFTYLSHTSLVFPIEPAHESCSKYWWQNVLYINNFFEWKDICMSWTWYISNDMQLYMLGTFLLMLSTCYYYATLSLSVTIIITASVYRAYVTYATEYHATVDTIFETLSSMYIRPWMRVQTYLLGMGTALILHKLNYKLHLSKKVVAVCWCLSVLCNCSILFGVPSVNKALVSSIIYEAFFKIGWSLGIGWLIVACATNNGVISSIEQLNRSRCRTEMEQFRDAIDRRILWSLKMLDTSGQPSSGYILGNNFWLGNRPQCESLSQKLPFVYSPQNAKNNSRFRNPADEYPPFELNFFGAYIHQGGTIQYHTSTFPEDVIILGLCLPASCTEDEVTTMVTKVIDDKLLLADRLYSMDLKLLRVSDLRPDYALFFNAKIIIIILILTALLGTVTAGTLYDMLVVQKKLREYKEYSSDQSKVSELQDTGEIELNNIVEKKAPHEEIAVIQKPKTVSRSKGILTYFSIYSNLKEIFNVNNTSEDLKMIHGLKVFGTVTIIVGHAMAYKSNIADRGQLFIIMSTLWYQIIANATLVVETYFFLSGFILTFGYIKLQRKPRSFRECAIGFIGGIIKRYVRLTSAQVVTILIVIVTFTYLANTSLFFMNEPAHELCSKYWWANVLYINNFFEWQDLCMSWTWYISNDMQFFMLGIFLLMLSTSYYYASLSLSVTMIIAASAYRAYVTYVTEYLATNDAKFETLSFMYIRPWMRIQPYLLGMGTALILHKLNYKLHLSKVNSHYSSTEISDAIEWHLRKW
- the LOC143265791 gene encoding uncharacterized protein LOC143265791 isoform X3, yielding MRYKWIGIIVLMYLCTLIDGIASDLGLMENLPGYAVISSIEQLNRSRCRTEMEQFRDAVDRRILWSLKMLDTSGQPSSGYILGNNFWMGNRVQCESLSQKLPFVYSPQNAKNNSRFRNPADEYPPFELNFFGAYIHERGTIQYRHTSMSREDVIILGLCLPASCTENEVTTMVTKVIDDRLLLADRLYSMDLKLLRVSDLRPDYALFFNAKIIIIILILTALFSTVTAGTLYDMLVVQKKLKEYKEYSSDQSKVSELQDTGEMELNNIVEKKVSLEKIGVIQKPKTVSRSKGILTYFSIYSNLKEIFNVNNLSEDLKVIHGIRVFGSVWIILAHVIIYRSNTSDRGQVFLNLGTLPYQIPTNATLAVETYFFLGGFILTFGYIKSQRKPRSFRECAIGFIGGIIKRYVRLTPPQVVTILIVIVTFTYLSHTSLVFPIEPAHESCSKYWWQNVLYINNFFEWKDICMSWTWYISNDMQLYMLGTFLLMLSTCYYYATLSLSVTIIITASVYRAYVTYATEYHATVDTIFETLSSMYIRPWMRVQTYLLGMGTALILHKLNYKLHLSKKVVAVCWCLSVLCNCSILFGVPSVNKALVSSIIYEAFFKIGWSLGIGWLIVACATNNGVISSIEQLNRSRCRTEMEQFRDAIDRRILWSLKMLDTSGQPSSGYILGNNFWLGNRPQCESLSQKLPFVYSPQNAKNNSRFRNPADEYPPFELNFFGAYIHQGGTIQYHTSTFPEDVIILGLCLPASCTEDEVTTMVTKVIDDKLLLADRLYSMDLKLLRVSDLRPDYALFFNAKIIIIILILTALLGTVTAGTLYDMLVVQKKLREYKEYSSDQSKVSELQDTGEIELNNIVEKKAPHEEIAVIQKPKTVSRSKGILTYFSIYSNLKEIFNVNNTSEDLKMIHGLKVFGTVTIIVGHAMAYKSNIADRGQLFIIMSTLWYQIIANATLVVETYFFLSGFILTFGYIKLQRKPRSFRECAIGFIGGIIKRYVRLTSAQVVTILIVIVTFTYLANTSLFFMNEPAHELCSKYWWANVLYINNFFEWQDLCMSWTWYISNDMQFFMLGIFLLMLSTSYYYASLSLSVTMIIAASAYRAYVTYVTEYLATKW